One genomic window of Cannabis sativa cultivar Pink pepper isolate KNU-18-1 chromosome 2, ASM2916894v1, whole genome shotgun sequence includes the following:
- the LOC115719204 gene encoding uncharacterized protein LOC115719204 isoform X4 — protein MLSKLSFTHLKAAQAARLACHTRDYSEYHKSRFKIVGQSLGDRWKLHDLKTDAVQEKFNAWFQKTQKFLNEVASPLTTSQSRKPVPENSLDDSTMEDIFVAEQTINSRMPQGVLSLAAIVSIEQFSRLNGLTAQKMQKIFKALVPKSVYSDARNLVEYCCFRFLSRDGSAFHPSLKEPAFQRLVFITMLAWENPYCKEPANTSEKVSLQGMLVREKAFVRIASAISGVADRSTAHSLYKALAGDEKGISLGLWLTYVRELIKVHEKRKSYQIEEYSHLSEEKVLCIGSNQEQPILKWDNHMAWPGKLTLTDKAIYFEAVGILGHKGTLRIDLSSEGAHVEKAKVGPLDSIRFDSAVSISSTIKSKPLVVEFVDLGGEMRRDVWHALISEVIALHQFIRDYGPEDDDDGSMSYVYGSHKGKKRAITSAINGTARLQALQFMRKLVDDPIKLVQFSYLKFAPYGDVVYQTLAVNYWGGPLVKKLVDSQPVRARSSSEVGESSYHVFDIDGSVYLRKWMRSPSWYSTDSINFWKSNSSREGVVLSKNLVVADVTLTAKAAETCRQKCEMVETTQATIDAAMLKGIPSNIDLFKELVLPLTITAKKFEKLRCWEEPHLTVSFLAFTYAVIFSGEHVVTEGAKRARPSWTILWKSYYP, from the exons ATGCTCTCTAAGTTGTCTTTTACTCACTTGAAAGCTGCCCAAGCTGCAAGGTTGGCATGTCACACAAGGGATTATTCAGAGTATCATAAATCTCGATTCAAGATAGTGGGACAGTCTTTGGGGGATAGATGGAAGCTCCATGACTTAAAAACTG ATGCAGTACAAGAAAAATTCAATGCATGGTTCCAAAAGACCCAAAAGTTTCTCAACGAAGTGGCATCTCCACTAACCACTAGCCAGAGTAGAAAGCCTGTTCCTGAAAATTCTTTAGatgattctaccatggaggacATATTCGTGGCAGAACAGACGATTAACAGCAGAATGCCACAAGGGGTTCTTTCTTTAGCTGCTATTGTATCTATTGAGCAATTTAGCAG GCTGAACGGATTGACTGCacaaaaaatgcagaaaatatTTAAGGCACTTGTTCCTAAATCTGTATACAGTGATGCTCGTAATTTGGTCGAATACTGCTGCTTTAGATTCTTATCAAGGGACGGTTCAGCTTTTCATCCTTCCCTTAAG GAACCTGCATTTCAGAGACTTGTATTCATAACAATGCTGGCATGGGAAAATCCTTACTGTAAAGAGCCTGCCAACACTTCAGAAAAAGTTTCACTTCAG GGGATGCTTGTTAGAGAGAAAGCCTTTGTTCGTATTGCTTCTGCTATTTCTGGGGTGGCAGATCGGTCAACAGCGCATAGTCTATATAAGGCTCTTGCTGGTGATGAAAAGGGCATTTCTTTGGGCTTGTGGCTTACTTATGTCCGGGAACTGATCAA GGTTCATGAAAAGCGAAAATCATACCAAATTGAAGAATATTCCCACCTTTCTGAGGAGAAAGTCTTGTGCATTGGTTCCAACCAGGAGCAGCCTATTCTAAAGTGGGATAACCATATGGCGTGGCCGGGGAAGCTTACTCTGACTGATAAAGCAATTTACTTTGAG GCAGTTGGAATATTAGGCCATAAAGGTACTCTAAGAATTGATCTCAGTAGTGAAGGGGCACATGTAGAGAAAGCAAAAGTTGGACCCTTGGATTCTATTCGCTTTGACTCCGCAGTTTCTATTTCTTCTACTATCAA GTCGAAACCATTAGTGGTAGAATTTGTTGACTTGGGAGGGGAAATGAGACGAGATGTCTGGCATGCACTTATTAGTGAAGTTATTGCTTTACACCAATTCATCCGTGATTATGGACCagaggatgatgatgatggatCAATGTCTTATGTCTATGGCTCTCACAAAGGGAAGAAAAGAGCAATTACCAGTGCTATTAATGGTACAGCTAGACTCCAGGCCCTTCAATTCATGCGGAAGTTAGTGGATGATCCCATCAAACTTGTTCAGTTCTCATATCTGAAGTTTGCGCCATATGGCGATGTAGTCTATCAAACTCTAGCAGTAAATTATTGGGGTGGACCCCTTGTAAAAAAGCTTGTAGATAGCCAACCAGTACGAGCAAGATCGTCTAGTGAAGTAGGTGAAAGTAGTTATCATGTATTCGATATAGATGGAAGTGTTTACTTGCGAAAGTGGATGAGGTCTCCTTCTTGGTATTCCACTGATTCCATTAATTTCTGGAAAAGCAATTCATCAAGAGAAGGAGTAGTTTTAAGTAAAAATCTTGTTGTTGCCGATGTAACTCTTACAGCCAAGGCAGCAGAAACTTGCAGACAAAAATGCGAGATGGTTGAAACAACTCAGGCCACAATTGATGCCGCAATGCTTAAAGGGATACCTAGTAATATTGATCTCTTCAAG GAACTTGTGCTTCCTCTCACTATTACTGCCAAGAAGTTTGAAAAGCTCAGGTGCTGGGAAGAGCCACACTTGACTGTTTCTTTTCTTGCGTTCACCTATGCCGTAATATTCAG CGGCGAGCATGTTGTCACTGAAGGGGCTAAAAGAGCAAGGCCGTCTTGGACGATCCTTTGGAAAAGTTACTATCCGTGA
- the LOC115719204 gene encoding uncharacterized protein LOC115719204 isoform X1 has protein sequence MLSKLSFTHLKAAQAARLACHTRDYSEYHKSRFKIVGQSLGDRWKLHDLKTDAVQEKFNAWFQKTQKFLNEVASPLTTSQSRKPVPENSLDDSTMEDIFVAEQTINSRMPQGVLSLAAIVSIEQFSRLNGLTAQKMQKIFKALVPKSVYSDARNLVEYCCFRFLSRDGSAFHPSLKEPAFQRLVFITMLAWENPYCKEPANTSEKVSLQGMLVREKAFVRIASAISGVADRSTAHSLYKALAGDEKGISLGLWLTYVRELIKVHEKRKSYQIEEYSHLSEEKVLCIGSNQEQPILKWDNHMAWPGKLTLTDKAIYFEAVGILGHKGTLRIDLSSEGAHVEKAKVGPLDSIRFDSAVSISSTIKSKPLVVEFVDLGGEMRRDVWHALISEVIALHQFIRDYGPEDDDDGSMSYVYGSHKGKKRAITSAINGTARLQALQFMRKLVDDPIKLVQFSYLKFAPYGDVVYQTLAVNYWGGPLVKKLVDSQPVRARSSSEVGESSYHVFDIDGSVYLRKWMRSPSWYSTDSINFWKSNSSREGVVLSKNLVVADVTLTAKAAETCRQKCEMVETTQATIDAAMLKGIPSNIDLFKELVLPLTITAKKFEKLRCWEEPHLTVSFLAFTYAVIFRNLLSYVFPTLLIISAASMLSLKGLKEQGRLGRSFGKVTIRDQPPSNTIQKIIAVKDAMRDVENYLQSINVTLLKIRTIILSGQPQVTSEVAFALLAGAIILLTVPFKYVLAFLIADLFTRELGFRKEMVKKFRSFLKQRWDMLPVAPVVVLPFESDESRPKPLERGTKDQVKLGKPQSNNNNNTV, from the exons ATGCTCTCTAAGTTGTCTTTTACTCACTTGAAAGCTGCCCAAGCTGCAAGGTTGGCATGTCACACAAGGGATTATTCAGAGTATCATAAATCTCGATTCAAGATAGTGGGACAGTCTTTGGGGGATAGATGGAAGCTCCATGACTTAAAAACTG ATGCAGTACAAGAAAAATTCAATGCATGGTTCCAAAAGACCCAAAAGTTTCTCAACGAAGTGGCATCTCCACTAACCACTAGCCAGAGTAGAAAGCCTGTTCCTGAAAATTCTTTAGatgattctaccatggaggacATATTCGTGGCAGAACAGACGATTAACAGCAGAATGCCACAAGGGGTTCTTTCTTTAGCTGCTATTGTATCTATTGAGCAATTTAGCAG GCTGAACGGATTGACTGCacaaaaaatgcagaaaatatTTAAGGCACTTGTTCCTAAATCTGTATACAGTGATGCTCGTAATTTGGTCGAATACTGCTGCTTTAGATTCTTATCAAGGGACGGTTCAGCTTTTCATCCTTCCCTTAAG GAACCTGCATTTCAGAGACTTGTATTCATAACAATGCTGGCATGGGAAAATCCTTACTGTAAAGAGCCTGCCAACACTTCAGAAAAAGTTTCACTTCAG GGGATGCTTGTTAGAGAGAAAGCCTTTGTTCGTATTGCTTCTGCTATTTCTGGGGTGGCAGATCGGTCAACAGCGCATAGTCTATATAAGGCTCTTGCTGGTGATGAAAAGGGCATTTCTTTGGGCTTGTGGCTTACTTATGTCCGGGAACTGATCAA GGTTCATGAAAAGCGAAAATCATACCAAATTGAAGAATATTCCCACCTTTCTGAGGAGAAAGTCTTGTGCATTGGTTCCAACCAGGAGCAGCCTATTCTAAAGTGGGATAACCATATGGCGTGGCCGGGGAAGCTTACTCTGACTGATAAAGCAATTTACTTTGAG GCAGTTGGAATATTAGGCCATAAAGGTACTCTAAGAATTGATCTCAGTAGTGAAGGGGCACATGTAGAGAAAGCAAAAGTTGGACCCTTGGATTCTATTCGCTTTGACTCCGCAGTTTCTATTTCTTCTACTATCAA GTCGAAACCATTAGTGGTAGAATTTGTTGACTTGGGAGGGGAAATGAGACGAGATGTCTGGCATGCACTTATTAGTGAAGTTATTGCTTTACACCAATTCATCCGTGATTATGGACCagaggatgatgatgatggatCAATGTCTTATGTCTATGGCTCTCACAAAGGGAAGAAAAGAGCAATTACCAGTGCTATTAATGGTACAGCTAGACTCCAGGCCCTTCAATTCATGCGGAAGTTAGTGGATGATCCCATCAAACTTGTTCAGTTCTCATATCTGAAGTTTGCGCCATATGGCGATGTAGTCTATCAAACTCTAGCAGTAAATTATTGGGGTGGACCCCTTGTAAAAAAGCTTGTAGATAGCCAACCAGTACGAGCAAGATCGTCTAGTGAAGTAGGTGAAAGTAGTTATCATGTATTCGATATAGATGGAAGTGTTTACTTGCGAAAGTGGATGAGGTCTCCTTCTTGGTATTCCACTGATTCCATTAATTTCTGGAAAAGCAATTCATCAAGAGAAGGAGTAGTTTTAAGTAAAAATCTTGTTGTTGCCGATGTAACTCTTACAGCCAAGGCAGCAGAAACTTGCAGACAAAAATGCGAGATGGTTGAAACAACTCAGGCCACAATTGATGCCGCAATGCTTAAAGGGATACCTAGTAATATTGATCTCTTCAAG GAACTTGTGCTTCCTCTCACTATTACTGCCAAGAAGTTTGAAAAGCTCAGGTGCTGGGAAGAGCCACACTTGACTGTTTCTTTTCTTGCGTTCACCTATGCCGTAATATTCAG GAATTTGCTGTCATATGTATTCCCTACATTGTTGATAATTTCAGCGGCGAGCATGTTGTCACTGAAGGGGCTAAAAGAGCAAGGCCGTCTTGGACGATCCTTTGGAAAAGTTACTATCCGTGATCAGCCACCATCAAATACTATTCAGAAGATTATAGCTGTAAAGGACGCAATGCGCGATGTTGAAAATTATCTACAGAGTATCAACGTCACACTACTAAAAATACGAACAATTATCCTTTCCGGTCAACCTCAG GTTACTTCTGAAGTTGCTTTTGCCTTGTTGGCTGGCGCAATCATTCTCCTCACGGTCCCTTTCAAGTATGTTCTAGCATTTCTCATCGCTGATCTCTTCACACGAGAGCTTGGGTTTCGAAAGGAAATGGTGAAGAAGTTCAGGAGTTTCTTAAAGCAGCGGTGGGACATGTTGCCCGTGGCTCCCGTAGTGGTACTGCCATTCGAAAGTGATGAATCGAGACCAAAACCTCTAGAGAGAGGAACCAAGGACCAAGTTAAGTTAGGAAAGCCTCAgagcaacaacaataacaacacTGTATAG
- the LOC115719204 gene encoding uncharacterized protein LOC115719204 isoform X2 — MEDIFVAEQTINSRMPQGVLSLAAIVSIEQFSRLNGLTAQKMQKIFKALVPKSVYSDARNLVEYCCFRFLSRDGSAFHPSLKEPAFQRLVFITMLAWENPYCKEPANTSEKVSLQGMLVREKAFVRIASAISGVADRSTAHSLYKALAGDEKGISLGLWLTYVRELIKVHEKRKSYQIEEYSHLSEEKVLCIGSNQEQPILKWDNHMAWPGKLTLTDKAIYFEAVGILGHKGTLRIDLSSEGAHVEKAKVGPLDSIRFDSAVSISSTIKSKPLVVEFVDLGGEMRRDVWHALISEVIALHQFIRDYGPEDDDDGSMSYVYGSHKGKKRAITSAINGTARLQALQFMRKLVDDPIKLVQFSYLKFAPYGDVVYQTLAVNYWGGPLVKKLVDSQPVRARSSSEVGESSYHVFDIDGSVYLRKWMRSPSWYSTDSINFWKSNSSREGVVLSKNLVVADVTLTAKAAETCRQKCEMVETTQATIDAAMLKGIPSNIDLFKELVLPLTITAKKFEKLRCWEEPHLTVSFLAFTYAVIFRNLLSYVFPTLLIISAASMLSLKGLKEQGRLGRSFGKVTIRDQPPSNTIQKIIAVKDAMRDVENYLQSINVTLLKIRTIILSGQPQVTSEVAFALLAGAIILLTVPFKYVLAFLIADLFTRELGFRKEMVKKFRSFLKQRWDMLPVAPVVVLPFESDESRPKPLERGTKDQVKLGKPQSNNNNNTV, encoded by the exons atggaggacATATTCGTGGCAGAACAGACGATTAACAGCAGAATGCCACAAGGGGTTCTTTCTTTAGCTGCTATTGTATCTATTGAGCAATTTAGCAG GCTGAACGGATTGACTGCacaaaaaatgcagaaaatatTTAAGGCACTTGTTCCTAAATCTGTATACAGTGATGCTCGTAATTTGGTCGAATACTGCTGCTTTAGATTCTTATCAAGGGACGGTTCAGCTTTTCATCCTTCCCTTAAG GAACCTGCATTTCAGAGACTTGTATTCATAACAATGCTGGCATGGGAAAATCCTTACTGTAAAGAGCCTGCCAACACTTCAGAAAAAGTTTCACTTCAG GGGATGCTTGTTAGAGAGAAAGCCTTTGTTCGTATTGCTTCTGCTATTTCTGGGGTGGCAGATCGGTCAACAGCGCATAGTCTATATAAGGCTCTTGCTGGTGATGAAAAGGGCATTTCTTTGGGCTTGTGGCTTACTTATGTCCGGGAACTGATCAA GGTTCATGAAAAGCGAAAATCATACCAAATTGAAGAATATTCCCACCTTTCTGAGGAGAAAGTCTTGTGCATTGGTTCCAACCAGGAGCAGCCTATTCTAAAGTGGGATAACCATATGGCGTGGCCGGGGAAGCTTACTCTGACTGATAAAGCAATTTACTTTGAG GCAGTTGGAATATTAGGCCATAAAGGTACTCTAAGAATTGATCTCAGTAGTGAAGGGGCACATGTAGAGAAAGCAAAAGTTGGACCCTTGGATTCTATTCGCTTTGACTCCGCAGTTTCTATTTCTTCTACTATCAA GTCGAAACCATTAGTGGTAGAATTTGTTGACTTGGGAGGGGAAATGAGACGAGATGTCTGGCATGCACTTATTAGTGAAGTTATTGCTTTACACCAATTCATCCGTGATTATGGACCagaggatgatgatgatggatCAATGTCTTATGTCTATGGCTCTCACAAAGGGAAGAAAAGAGCAATTACCAGTGCTATTAATGGTACAGCTAGACTCCAGGCCCTTCAATTCATGCGGAAGTTAGTGGATGATCCCATCAAACTTGTTCAGTTCTCATATCTGAAGTTTGCGCCATATGGCGATGTAGTCTATCAAACTCTAGCAGTAAATTATTGGGGTGGACCCCTTGTAAAAAAGCTTGTAGATAGCCAACCAGTACGAGCAAGATCGTCTAGTGAAGTAGGTGAAAGTAGTTATCATGTATTCGATATAGATGGAAGTGTTTACTTGCGAAAGTGGATGAGGTCTCCTTCTTGGTATTCCACTGATTCCATTAATTTCTGGAAAAGCAATTCATCAAGAGAAGGAGTAGTTTTAAGTAAAAATCTTGTTGTTGCCGATGTAACTCTTACAGCCAAGGCAGCAGAAACTTGCAGACAAAAATGCGAGATGGTTGAAACAACTCAGGCCACAATTGATGCCGCAATGCTTAAAGGGATACCTAGTAATATTGATCTCTTCAAG GAACTTGTGCTTCCTCTCACTATTACTGCCAAGAAGTTTGAAAAGCTCAGGTGCTGGGAAGAGCCACACTTGACTGTTTCTTTTCTTGCGTTCACCTATGCCGTAATATTCAG GAATTTGCTGTCATATGTATTCCCTACATTGTTGATAATTTCAGCGGCGAGCATGTTGTCACTGAAGGGGCTAAAAGAGCAAGGCCGTCTTGGACGATCCTTTGGAAAAGTTACTATCCGTGATCAGCCACCATCAAATACTATTCAGAAGATTATAGCTGTAAAGGACGCAATGCGCGATGTTGAAAATTATCTACAGAGTATCAACGTCACACTACTAAAAATACGAACAATTATCCTTTCCGGTCAACCTCAG GTTACTTCTGAAGTTGCTTTTGCCTTGTTGGCTGGCGCAATCATTCTCCTCACGGTCCCTTTCAAGTATGTTCTAGCATTTCTCATCGCTGATCTCTTCACACGAGAGCTTGGGTTTCGAAAGGAAATGGTGAAGAAGTTCAGGAGTTTCTTAAAGCAGCGGTGGGACATGTTGCCCGTGGCTCCCGTAGTGGTACTGCCATTCGAAAGTGATGAATCGAGACCAAAACCTCTAGAGAGAGGAACCAAGGACCAAGTTAAGTTAGGAAAGCCTCAgagcaacaacaataacaacacTGTATAG
- the LOC115719204 gene encoding uncharacterized protein LOC115719204 isoform X3, with protein sequence MQKIFKALVPKSVYSDARNLVEYCCFRFLSRDGSAFHPSLKEPAFQRLVFITMLAWENPYCKEPANTSEKVSLQGMLVREKAFVRIASAISGVADRSTAHSLYKALAGDEKGISLGLWLTYVRELIKVHEKRKSYQIEEYSHLSEEKVLCIGSNQEQPILKWDNHMAWPGKLTLTDKAIYFEAVGILGHKGTLRIDLSSEGAHVEKAKVGPLDSIRFDSAVSISSTIKSKPLVVEFVDLGGEMRRDVWHALISEVIALHQFIRDYGPEDDDDGSMSYVYGSHKGKKRAITSAINGTARLQALQFMRKLVDDPIKLVQFSYLKFAPYGDVVYQTLAVNYWGGPLVKKLVDSQPVRARSSSEVGESSYHVFDIDGSVYLRKWMRSPSWYSTDSINFWKSNSSREGVVLSKNLVVADVTLTAKAAETCRQKCEMVETTQATIDAAMLKGIPSNIDLFKELVLPLTITAKKFEKLRCWEEPHLTVSFLAFTYAVIFRNLLSYVFPTLLIISAASMLSLKGLKEQGRLGRSFGKVTIRDQPPSNTIQKIIAVKDAMRDVENYLQSINVTLLKIRTIILSGQPQVTSEVAFALLAGAIILLTVPFKYVLAFLIADLFTRELGFRKEMVKKFRSFLKQRWDMLPVAPVVVLPFESDESRPKPLERGTKDQVKLGKPQSNNNNNTV encoded by the exons atgcagaaaatatTTAAGGCACTTGTTCCTAAATCTGTATACAGTGATGCTCGTAATTTGGTCGAATACTGCTGCTTTAGATTCTTATCAAGGGACGGTTCAGCTTTTCATCCTTCCCTTAAG GAACCTGCATTTCAGAGACTTGTATTCATAACAATGCTGGCATGGGAAAATCCTTACTGTAAAGAGCCTGCCAACACTTCAGAAAAAGTTTCACTTCAG GGGATGCTTGTTAGAGAGAAAGCCTTTGTTCGTATTGCTTCTGCTATTTCTGGGGTGGCAGATCGGTCAACAGCGCATAGTCTATATAAGGCTCTTGCTGGTGATGAAAAGGGCATTTCTTTGGGCTTGTGGCTTACTTATGTCCGGGAACTGATCAA GGTTCATGAAAAGCGAAAATCATACCAAATTGAAGAATATTCCCACCTTTCTGAGGAGAAAGTCTTGTGCATTGGTTCCAACCAGGAGCAGCCTATTCTAAAGTGGGATAACCATATGGCGTGGCCGGGGAAGCTTACTCTGACTGATAAAGCAATTTACTTTGAG GCAGTTGGAATATTAGGCCATAAAGGTACTCTAAGAATTGATCTCAGTAGTGAAGGGGCACATGTAGAGAAAGCAAAAGTTGGACCCTTGGATTCTATTCGCTTTGACTCCGCAGTTTCTATTTCTTCTACTATCAA GTCGAAACCATTAGTGGTAGAATTTGTTGACTTGGGAGGGGAAATGAGACGAGATGTCTGGCATGCACTTATTAGTGAAGTTATTGCTTTACACCAATTCATCCGTGATTATGGACCagaggatgatgatgatggatCAATGTCTTATGTCTATGGCTCTCACAAAGGGAAGAAAAGAGCAATTACCAGTGCTATTAATGGTACAGCTAGACTCCAGGCCCTTCAATTCATGCGGAAGTTAGTGGATGATCCCATCAAACTTGTTCAGTTCTCATATCTGAAGTTTGCGCCATATGGCGATGTAGTCTATCAAACTCTAGCAGTAAATTATTGGGGTGGACCCCTTGTAAAAAAGCTTGTAGATAGCCAACCAGTACGAGCAAGATCGTCTAGTGAAGTAGGTGAAAGTAGTTATCATGTATTCGATATAGATGGAAGTGTTTACTTGCGAAAGTGGATGAGGTCTCCTTCTTGGTATTCCACTGATTCCATTAATTTCTGGAAAAGCAATTCATCAAGAGAAGGAGTAGTTTTAAGTAAAAATCTTGTTGTTGCCGATGTAACTCTTACAGCCAAGGCAGCAGAAACTTGCAGACAAAAATGCGAGATGGTTGAAACAACTCAGGCCACAATTGATGCCGCAATGCTTAAAGGGATACCTAGTAATATTGATCTCTTCAAG GAACTTGTGCTTCCTCTCACTATTACTGCCAAGAAGTTTGAAAAGCTCAGGTGCTGGGAAGAGCCACACTTGACTGTTTCTTTTCTTGCGTTCACCTATGCCGTAATATTCAG GAATTTGCTGTCATATGTATTCCCTACATTGTTGATAATTTCAGCGGCGAGCATGTTGTCACTGAAGGGGCTAAAAGAGCAAGGCCGTCTTGGACGATCCTTTGGAAAAGTTACTATCCGTGATCAGCCACCATCAAATACTATTCAGAAGATTATAGCTGTAAAGGACGCAATGCGCGATGTTGAAAATTATCTACAGAGTATCAACGTCACACTACTAAAAATACGAACAATTATCCTTTCCGGTCAACCTCAG GTTACTTCTGAAGTTGCTTTTGCCTTGTTGGCTGGCGCAATCATTCTCCTCACGGTCCCTTTCAAGTATGTTCTAGCATTTCTCATCGCTGATCTCTTCACACGAGAGCTTGGGTTTCGAAAGGAAATGGTGAAGAAGTTCAGGAGTTTCTTAAAGCAGCGGTGGGACATGTTGCCCGTGGCTCCCGTAGTGGTACTGCCATTCGAAAGTGATGAATCGAGACCAAAACCTCTAGAGAGAGGAACCAAGGACCAAGTTAAGTTAGGAAAGCCTCAgagcaacaacaataacaacacTGTATAG